One window of Mauremys reevesii isolate NIE-2019 linkage group 4, ASM1616193v1, whole genome shotgun sequence genomic DNA carries:
- the LOC120402905 gene encoding fibrinogen-like protein 1 translates to MNLKSSVGFILLLLFKCAVWTGAEEAVVLANAHLLPPGGYQRLSNNNEKEHARDCFEIFQHSKGSTKDGLYVIQPMKDPIVAYCNMQDGGWTVIQHITANSTVDFDRIWHDYKYGFGSVHDNYWLGNEYVYQLTNTSRPYTLRVKLVDLNAEIKWGEYEPFKIEDEESQYRIRLGLYKGNAADALTQDTEAYLHDNQKFTTKDRDNDNYFQNCAKLEYNGIPGGGWWYDSCAGANLNRRNVIYWQKDCNKEHLCKFAWMMIKPTDHGQCPNKACHCEKDEL, encoded by the exons ATGAATTTGAAAAGTTCAGTGGGATTTATTCTGCTGTTACTCTTTAAATGTGCGGTGTGGACAGGTGCTGAAGAAGCTGTGGTGCTTGCTAATGCCCACCTTCTTCCTCCAGGAGGCTACCAGAGATTGAGTAACAACAATGAGAAAG AACATGCAAGAGATTGTTTTGAGATTTTTCAGCACTCTAAAGGAAGCACCAAGGATGGTCTTTATGTCATTCAGCCAATGAAAGATCCTATTGTTGCTTACTGTAATATGCAGGATGGTGGGTGGACGGTAATTCAACATATTACAGCCAATAGCACTGTGGACTTCGATAGGATATGGCATGACTACAAGTATGGATTTGGGTCAGTTCATGACAACTACTGGTTAGGGAATGAATATGTGTATCAGTTAACTAACACCTCAAGGCCATATACACTTAGGGTCAAACTCGTAGACTTAAATGCCGAAATCAAATGGGGAGAGTATGAACCGTTCAAAATTGAAGATGAAGAGTCTCAATACAGGATCAGGCTTGGCCTATACAAAGGCAATGCTGCTGATGCCCTGACCCAGGACACAGAAGCTTATCTCCATGATAATCAGAAGTTCACTACAAAAGACAGAGATAATGATAACTATTTTCAGAATTGTGCCAAACTAGAGTACAATGGCATTCCAGGTGGAGGGTGGTGGTATGATTCTTGTGCCGGAGCAAATCTAAACCGCAGGAATGTTATATACTGGCAAAAAGACTGCAATAAGGAACATTTATGCAAGTTTGCCTGGATGATGATTAAGCCCACTGACCATGGCCAGTGTCCTAACAAGGCTTGTCATTGTGAAAAAGATGAATTGTAG
- the CHRM5 gene encoding muscarinic acetylcholine receptor M5: MEVNSTIVNSSSVNHKQLEGHSLLEVIAIASVTAIVSLITIVGNILVMISFKVNSQLKTVNNYYLLSLACADLIIGIFSMNLYTSYILIGHWSLGSLACDLWLALDYVASNASVMNLLVISFDRYFSITRPLTYRAKRTPKRAGIMIGLAWLISFILWAPPILCWQYFVGERTVPSEECQIQFLYEPIITFGTAIAAFYIPVSVMTILYCRIYKETEKRTKDLAELQGSESVTELEMIKPQKALLKSCFSCKQQNLAKRERCQASWSSSSRSTSATAKVPQTPNTCNDWSKADQLTTCSSYASSEEEDKPANDSVFQVTYKSPAKDKKEEFNEEENKEVFIKDHPMENDFETQKYFLSPAKSQVQKSPKCVAYKFHLVVKADGTQETNNGCRKVKITTCSAALSKDPSIKGMDPNLTNQITKRKRMVLIKERKAAQTLSAILLAFIITWTPYNIMVLVSTFCADCIPLTLWHLGYWLCYVNSTVNPICYALCNKTFRKTFKMLLFCQWKKKKMEEKLYWQGNTKLL; this comes from the coding sequence ATGGAAGTAAATTCAACTATTGTAAACAGTAGTTCTGTTAACCATAAACAGTTAGAAGGGCATAGCCTTTTGGAAGTAATCGCAATTGCCAGTGTCACAGCGATTGTAAGCCTAATAACCATAGTGGGAAACATTCTTGTAATGATATCTTTCAAAGTCAACAGTCAACTCAAAACTGTTAACAATTATTACTTGCTCAGCCTTGCTTGTGCAGACCTCATCATTGGAATATTTTCTATGAATCTTTACACATCTTATATACTAATAGGTCATTGGTCTCTTGGAAGTCTGGCATGTGATCTGTGGCTAGCATTGGACTATGTAGCTAGCAATGCCTCAGTAATGAACTTGCTAGTTATCAGTTTTGATCGATACTTTTCCATCACAAGACCTCTAACCTACAGGGCTAAGCGCACACCCAAAAGGGCTGGCATTATGATTGGTCTAGCTTGGTTAATTTCCTTTATTTTGTGGGCACCACCAATCTTATGCTGGCAGTATTTTGTGGGGGAACGAACTGTCCCATCTGAAGAATGCCAGATACAATTTTTGTATGAACCCATTATCACCTTCGGTACTGCAATTGCTGCTTTCTACATCCCAGTGTCAGTGATGACTATTTTATATTGCCGTATTTATAAAGAGACTGAGAAACGTACCAAGGACCTTGCTGAACTTCAAGGCTctgagtctgtgacagagcttgAGATGATAAAACCCCAGAAAGCTCTTCTGAAGTCCTGTTTTAGTTGCAAGCAACAAAATTTAGCCAAAAGGGAGAGATGTCAGGCTTCATGGTCTTCATCCAGTCGAAGCACGTCAGCCACTGCAAAAGTACCCCAAACACCAAATACTTGTAATGATTGGTCTAAGGCAGACCAGCTAACCACCTGCAGCAGCTACGCATCCTCAGAAGAAGAGGACAAACCTGCCAATGATTCAGTTTTTCAAGTAACTTACAAGAGTCCAGCCAAAGATAAGAAAGAAGAGTTTAATGAGGAGGAGAATAAGGAAGTTTTTATCAAAGACCACCCTATGGAAAATGATTTTGAGACCCAGAAATACTTTCTATCTCCAGCCAAAAGCCAAGTGCAAAAAAGTCCAAAATGTGTGGCCTACAAATTCCACTTGGTGGTTAAGGCTGATGGCACCCAGGAAACCAACAATGGTTGCCGAAAAGTAAAAATAACTACTTGCTCTGCTGCTTTATCAAAGGACCCTTCCATCAAAGGCATGGATCCAAATTTAACTAACCaaatcactaaaaggaaaagAATGGTCCTTATAAAGGAGCGCAAAGCTGCCCAGACTTTAAGTGCCATTCTTCTAGCTTTTATCATCACTTGGACTCCCTACAATATAATGGTTTTGGTCTCCACATTTTGCGCAGACTGCATTCCCCTAACACTGTGGCACCTTGGATATTGGCTGTGCTATGTGAACAGCACTGTTAACCCTATCTGTTATGCTCTCTGTAACAAAACTTTCAGAAAAACTTTTAAGATGCTACTCTTCTGtcaatggaaaaagaaaaaaatggaagagAAGTTGTACTGGCAGGGTAATACCAAACTGCTATAA